A window of Mycolicibacterium holsaticum DSM 44478 = JCM 12374 genomic DNA:
TGGCTGCCGACACTGCTGGGGCTCGGACCGCAGGACACCGTCGTGGTGCCCGAATTGGCATACCCGACTTACGATGTGGGCGCGCGACTGGCGGGTGCCCAGGTGCTGCGGGCTGACTCGCTGACGCAGCTGGGTCCGCAGTCACCGGCCCTCGTCTACCTCAACTCGCCGAGCAATCCGACCGGCAAGGTGCTGGGCGTCGATCATCTGCGCAAGGTGGTCGGCTGGGCACGCGAGCGCGGTGTGCTGATCGCGTCCGACGAGTGCTATCTGGGGTTGGCCTGGGACGCCGAACCGCTTTCGGTGCTGCACCCGTCGGTCAGCGAGGGCGACCACACCGGGCTGCTGGCGGTGCACTCGTTGTCCAAGTCCTCGTCGCTCGCCGGGTACCGGGCCGGTTTCGTGGCGGGGGATCCGGCGGTCGTCGCCGAGTTGTTGGCGGTGCGCAAGCATGCCGGGATGATGGTGCCCACGCCGGTGCAGGCCGCGATGGTCGCCGCGCTCGACGACGACGAGCACGAACGCGAACAGCGCGCCCGCTACGCGCGGCGACGGGATGCGCTGCTGCCCGCGTTGCGCGCGGCGGGGTTCACCGTCGACGACTCGGAAGCCGGGCTGTACCTGTGGGCGACGCGCGGCGAGCCGTGCCGAGACACCGTCGCATGGCTGGCGCAGCGCGGGATCCTGGTGGCCCCGGGCGAGTTCTACGGCGCGCGCGGCTCCCACCATGTGCGGGTGGCCCTGACCGCCTCCGACGAACGAATCAGCGCTGCCGCACAGCGGCTTTCAGTCCAGCGTCCGTGACCGCCAGTTGAGCGGTGGCCCGCAGGTTCAGCGACAACAGCAGCCGCACATCGGGATCTGACAGCGACGTCGACAGCAACTGCTCGGCGCGGCGCACCCGGTACCGCACGGTGTTGGGATGTACGTGTAATCGCGCCGCCACCGCGGCGACGTCACCGAACCCGTCCAGGTAGGCATGCAGCGTTTCGGCGAGAACGGGCTCATGGTCGCGTAATTCGCGCACCCGCGGATCGGAGAGGCGGTCGTCGGCGCTGATCATGGTGACGATCTCGTCGAGCAGCACCGCGGTGCGCGCCTGCGCCAGCGAGGTCACTTCACCGAACGCGACGGGGTGGCGTTCAGCGCTGTCGAGCACCCGGTCCACTTCGGCGCGTGCCGACGCCGCCGCGCCCAGACCCGCCACCGGAGCGGCAATCACCGCCCGAAGCGAAAGCCCCGACTCGTCGTGCAGGGCCGCGACCGTCCCGCGCAACCACGAGGTCACCGACGTGGTGCGGCTGGTCTGCGGCAACAGCACATACACGCGTGAGCCGCTCGACGCCACCAAGGCGTCGCTGCGGAAAGCGCTGGCGCTCAACGCCAGAACGTCGGTGAGCCTGCCGTGATGGGACGCGGTGTCGAAGCCGATCACCGCGACCCGGCCGTCGGCGACGACGCCGAGTTCGCGCGCGAGCGCCCCGACGTCGACGTCGGTTTCGGTCAGGCCCAGCAGTTCTTGCACGCGCAGCGTATGTGTCGACGGCCGCGCCGCCAGCCGGGACATGATCCGGGCGGCCAACACCGCCGCCCCGCGCAGCACCTCCTCGGCATCCTCAGACAGCGGCCGGGAGCCTTGTTGCACCCAGATGGTGCCTGCGAACTCCGCGGGCCTGCGCTGGTCGACGGCGACGGAACGGATCCCGATCGCCAACCGCGGTCGCAGGCCCAGTTCGGGGCGAGCGGCCACCGACACCACGCCCTCGTCGGTGCGCAACGCGTCGAAGATGCCCCACTGGCTCAGCCATTGGAGGTGCTCGGGCGGACCGGCGCGGCCCAGGATCGACAGCCTGCGCAGTTCGTCGGCCTCGTCGTTGGCTGCCGAGTAGGCCAACACGTGCGACTGCGCGTCCTCGATGCTCACCATGCCGTGCACCCGGTCGGCGACCGCCTGCGCCAACCCGAACAGATCGGTGCCCGAGTCGTACCAGGAGTCGGCGCGGCGGCCGTGATGCTCGAGGACGTGGTCGACCAACCGGTACAACCGCTCCCAGCGGGCCTGCGGGTCGACCTGGACCACCGCGATGCCCGATGCGGCCGCGCGCGCGATGACGGCCTCGGACGGATCCTTGAGGAAGATCGCCGTCGGCGCTGCGCCGTGCCGGTCGATCCAGCGCACCGCGTCGGCGTCGTGAATACCCAGCAGAAAGAAGACGTCGGCGGCACCGGCACCGGCCGCCAGGCCCAGCGCCACGTCGTCGGAATCGATCAGCGCCGCCGAAGCCACCGGAAGGTCCAAACCGCGCGGGGCCCGGACCAACTGGACCACCGTCGCGTCCAGCGCGAGCAGCAGCTGGCCGAGACTGACACCGATGGCCTGCATATTGGTCGATCGTACTAGTCAGGCGCATGCAGTTTGTCCGATCGGCTAAGCCATGTCGCGCCGGTTTCGACCATCCTTGGCGCATGGATGCGATCACCGAGGTGCCCCTGCCGGTCAACGAGGCGGTCCGCGACTACGCGCCCGGGTCCGGGGAGCGCATCCGGCTCACCGAAACCCTGCGAACGGTCACCACCGAACCGATCGAGTTGCCGCATGTGATCGGCGGCGCGCACCGGATGGGCGAGGGCGACCGAATCGATGTGGTGCAGCCGCACCGGCATGCGGCCCGGCTGGGCACCTTCTCCGAGGCCACGCATGCCGATGCCGTCGCCGCCATCGATGCCGCGTCGGGCGCCCAACCCGGCTGGGAGGCCACCCCGTTCGACGAGCGCGCCGCGGTGTTCCTGCGTGCTGCCGACCTGCTGGCCGGACCGTGGCGGGCCAAGCTGTGCGCGGCCACCATGCTCGGCCAGTCCAAATCGGCCTACCAGGCCGAGATCGACGCCGCGTGCGAGCTGATCGACTTCTGGCGGTTCAACGTGGCGTTCGCGCGAAAGATCCTCGCGCAACAGCCGATCAGCGTCACCGGGGTGTGGAACCGCACCGACTACCGTCCGCTGGAAGGTTTCGTCTACGCGATCACGCCGTTCAACTTCACCGCGATCGCGGGCAACCTGCCGACGGCGCCCGCGCTGATGGGCAACACCGTGGTGTGGAAGCCCTCGCCCACGCAGACGTTCGCGGCGTATCTGACCATGCAGTTGCTCGAGGCCGCTGGCTTGCCGCCGGGCGTGATCAACCTGCTGACCGGAAGTGGGATCGCGGTTTCCGATGTGGCGCTGGCTGATCCGCGGCTGGCCGGTATCCATTTCACCGGTTCGACGGCGACGTTTCAGCATCTGTGGCGTGCGGTGGGCGCCAACATCGGCCAGTACCGCAGCTACCCGCGGCTGGTCGGGGAAACCGGCGGCAAGGACTTCGTCGTCGCCCATTCCAGCGCCCGTCCCGACGTGTTGCGCACGGCCCTGATTCGCGGCGCGTTCGACTACCAAGGGCAGAAGTGTTCGGCGGCGTCGCGGGCCTTCATCGCCCGTTCGGTGTGGCAGCAGATGGGCGACGACTTCCTGTCGGCCACCGAAGATCTGCGGTACGGGGACGTGACGGATCTGAGCAACTTCGGCGGGGCGCTGATCGATGAGCGGGCCTTCGCCAAGAGCGTCAAGGCGATCGAACGAGCCAAGGGCGCCGCCAACGTCACGATTGCGGTCGGCGGCGAATACGGCGACAGCGTCGGGTATTTCGTCCGCCCGACCGTGCTGCTGTCCGACGACCCCACCGACGAGGCGTTCAGCACCGAGTACTTCGGGCCGATTCTGGCCGTGCACGTCTATCCCGACGACGAGTACGACCGCATCCTCGACGTCGTCGATGCCGGCGCCAAATACGCGCTGACCGGCGCGGTGATCGCCGACGACCGGTCTGCGGTGCTGCGGGCCGAGCATCGGTTGCGCCATGCCGCGGGCAACTTCTACGTCAACGACAAGCCGACCGGGGCGGTCGTCGGCCAGCAACCGTTCGGCGGTGCGCGAGCGTCGGGCACCAACGACAAGGCCGGCTCGATGCTGAACCTGCTGCGCTGGACATCGGCCAGGTCGATCAAAGAGACGTTCGTGCCGCCGACCGACCACCGCTATCCGCACATGGACCGCTGATGGGCGTCTTCACCCGCGTCGCTCGCCCGGCGATCCTGGCGGTCAGCCGATCTGAGCGACTGCGCCGCTCGGCCGAACGGCTGCCCGTCACCCGGGACGTCGTACACCGCTTCATCCCCGGCGAGACGGTCTGGCACGCACTTGATGCCGTTGGGCAACTGCGTAACTCGGGGCGCATGGTGTCGGTCGACTATCTGGGTGAGGACGTCACCGCGATCGAAACGGCCGACGAGACGGTCCGGGCTTACCTCACGCTGCTCGACGCGCTCGGCGGCCGCACCGAGCCCGACGGCACGGTCCGGCCGCTGGAGGTGTCGGTGAAGTTGTCGGCGCTCGGGCAGGCGCTGCCGCGCGACGGCGACAAGATCGCGTTGGAGAACGCCCGCATCGTCTGCCTGCGCGCCCAGCAGGTCGGGGCGTGGGTGACCGTGGACGCCGAGGACCACCGCACCACCGACTCGACGTTGTCCATCGTGGCAGACCTGCGCGTGGAATTCGACTGGCTCGGCACGGCGTTACAGGCCTACCTCAAACGCACGGAGGGCGATTGTCGCGACTTCGCAGTGGCCGGTGCACGTATCCGGTTGTGCAAGGGCGCCTATGACGAACCCGCATCCGTGGCGTACCGCGACCGCGACGACGTGACCGCCTCCTACCTGCGCTGCCTACAGATACTGATGGCCGGCGCCGGCTATCCCATGGTCGCCTCACACGATCCGGCGATCATCGCCGCGGCACCCGACCTTGCCACCCGCAACGGCCGGGGCAGAGATGATTTCGAGTACCAGATGCTCTACGGGATCCGGGACATCGAACAGCGTCGGCTCACCGACGACGACAACACGGTCCGGGTCTACGTGCCGTTCGGCACGCAGTGGTACGCCTACTTCGTGCGTCGCCTCGCCGAACGCCCGGCCAACCTGACGTTCTTCCTGCGCGCGCTGGCCGACCGGGGCCACTAAACCGGGTACGCGGCGACCGGCATGCTGACGAAGCCCCGGCAGGGGCCGGACAGGATGTCGGTGCGCCACGTGCCGAACAGCGAGCCGTCGATGTCGGGAGCGTAGAACACGCGCGACTGCGCGGGTGCGTACTGTTTGGGCAGCCCCTCTCCGCGGAAACACTCCCATTGCCAGTTGTAGGAGTAGTGCCAGCGCGCACCGTCCCAGGTGTACCGGATCGGTTGCGGGATACTCGGATTGCTCGGCGCCGGACCGTCCACGACCGTGGCCACGCACAACCCGCTCGAACAGTCGGTGGACAGCAGGTACTGGGCGCCGAAGTCCGGTTCCGATTGTGATGCGGCCACACTGGTGCCGATCTTGTTGGATGCGAAGGTGACGATCTGGTAGCGCCCGTTCCACTGCGCGTCGGCGGCCAACGCGCTCGGCATCGCCGAAATACACGCGGCCACCGCGGAAGTAGCGGCAACCAGCACGCTCCACTTCCGACTGGCAGACATGCCAGGCAGACTAATTGGCCGCGTCGCCAGCTCTCCGGCAAGACACGGATGACACTGGCGACGAAAGGATCACGTGTTCGTCTCGGTGCGGACTCGACCGGGTCGCACCGCAGGAAACCGCGGTGCTGGTGTGCGACGATCCAGCGTCACCCTGCGGTCCGGTCAGCGGGTGTCTGCTCGGCGAGCAACAGCAATGCCCACGCCGCTACCGACTGCGCGTCGGTGATTTCTCCGTCGCGGATCATCCGCTCCACGTCGGCGCGGGTGAACCACTCGCTGTGCATGTCCTGCTCTTCGTGCTCGCGCTCGTGTTCACCCTCGGTGATACCCGTCGCCAGGAACACCCAGCCGCGCTGGCTGCTCATGCCCGGAGCGACGTCGAGCTGACCGAGCACCCTCATATCGGCGGCCCGCAGCCCGGTCTCCTGGCGCAACTCCAGCGCAGCGAGTTCGGCCGGCGGCAGTTCTGCGGCGTCGGGCGCGGTGCCCTGAGGAAACTCCCAGCGTCGGAGCCCGATTGGATAGCGGAACTGCTCGACGAGATGGAACCGGTCATCGTCGCACGCCATCACCAGCGCATATGACGGCTTGTCCACGACGGCGTAGATGCCGTCGCTGCCGTCGGGGTGGCGGATCGCGTCCTCGCGCATCGTCAGCCAGTGGTTGCGGTACACCTCGCGTGACGAGATCGTCTGGATGGAAGTCACGCGCCCAGTATCCTCACGCACGTGTTGCTCGCCTCCCTGAACCCCGCCGCCGTCGCCGCCGGACACGATGTCGGTGACGCCGTCCGCATCGACGGTGCGGTGCTGAGCCGCAGCGATCTGGTCGGTGCGGCGACCTCGGTGGCCGAACGGATCGCGGGGGCGCAGCGCGTCGCGGTGCTGGCCGCCCCGACCGCGTCCACCGTGCTGGCGGTCACCGGATGCCTGATCGCCGGCGTGCCCGTCGTCCCCGTGCCCGCCGACGTCGGCGCCGCCGAACGCCGACACATCCTCACCGATTCGGGCGCGCAGGCCTGGCTGGGGGAGAAGCCGGCCGACGACGACGGCCTGCAGCATGTTCCGGTGCGGATGCACGCGCGGTCGTGGCACCGCTACGCCGAACCGCCCGCCGACGCACCCGCGCTGATCATCTACACGTCGGGCACGACCGGGCCGCCCAAGGGCGTGATCGTGAGCCGGCGCGCCGTCGCCGCCGACATCGACGCGCTGGCCGAGGCCTGGCAGTGGACTCCGGACGACACGCTGGTGCACGGCCTTCCGCTGTACCACGTGCACGGGCTGGTGCTGGGTCTGCTGGGCTCGTTGCGGATCGGTAACCGCTTCGTACACACCGGAAAACCCAAGCCGCAGTCCTATGCCGCGGCCGGCGGGTCGCTGTACTTCGGGGTGCCCACGGTGTGGTCGCGGGTGGCCGACGACCACGCCGCTGCGAGCGCGCTGGCCTCGGCGCGCCTGCTGGTGTCGGGCAGCGCACCGCTACCGGTTCCGGTGTTCGACAAGCTGGCCGCCGTCACCGGGCACCGCGCGATCGAGCGGTACGGCGCCACCGAGTCGTTGATCACGTTGAGCACGCGTGTCGACGGCGAGCGTCGGCCCGGATGGGTGGGGTTGCCGTTGGCAGGCATCCAGACACGGCTGGTCGACGAGCACGGTGCGGACGTGCCACACGACGGCGAAACCATTGGGCGATTGCAGGTTCGAGGACCCACCCTGTTCGACGGGTACCTCAACCGGCCGGATGCCACCGCCGAGGTGCTCGGCGACGACGGCTGGTATCGGACCGGCGACGTCGCGGTGATCGACGCAGCCGGGATGCACCGCATCGTCGGCCGCGAATCCGTCGATCTGATCAAAACCGGCGGGTTCCGGGTCGGCGCAGGCGAGATCGAGACCGCGCTGTTAGGGCATCCCGGAGTGCGGGAGGCCGCCGTCGTCGGGGTGCCCGACGACGACCTGGGTCAGCGTATCGTGGCGTTCGTCGTCGGCGATGCCGACCCGTCGACGCTGACCGACTATGTGGCACAGCAACTTTCGGCGCACAAGCGGCCGCGTGAGGTGCGACTGGTCGATGCGCTGCCGCGCAACGCGATGGGTAAGGTATTGAAAAAAGAGTTGGCGCAATGAGTTTGAGGTTCGACGAGATCTGTATCGACGCGCACGACGCCACCATGCTCGGGTCCTGGTGGTCGAAGGTGTTGGGCTGGCCGCACCACGTCGACGACGACGGCGACGTCGTGCTCGATGCCCCGCCCGGCGCGGGCCCGAACTGGTTGTTCCTTGCGGTGCCCGACGCCAAGGTGGTCAAGAACCGCATCCACTTTGACTTCCGGCCCGACGACCAGCGGGCCGAGGTGCTGC
This region includes:
- a CDS encoding NUDIX domain-containing protein; its protein translation is MREDAIRHPDGSDGIYAVVDKPSYALVMACDDDRFHLVEQFRYPIGLRRWEFPQGTAPDAAELPPAELAALELRQETGLRAADMRVLGQLDVAPGMSSQRGWVFLATGITEGEHEREHEEQDMHSEWFTRADVERMIRDGEITDAQSVAAWALLLLAEQTPADRTAG
- a CDS encoding PucR family transcriptional regulator, whose translation is MQAIGVSLGQLLLALDATVVQLVRAPRGLDLPVASAALIDSDDVALGLAAGAGAADVFFLLGIHDADAVRWIDRHGAAPTAIFLKDPSEAVIARAAASGIAVVQVDPQARWERLYRLVDHVLEHHGRRADSWYDSGTDLFGLAQAVADRVHGMVSIEDAQSHVLAYSAANDEADELRRLSILGRAGPPEHLQWLSQWGIFDALRTDEGVVSVAARPELGLRPRLAIGIRSVAVDQRRPAEFAGTIWVQQGSRPLSEDAEEVLRGAAVLAARIMSRLAARPSTHTLRVQELLGLTETDVDVGALARELGVVADGRVAVIGFDTASHHGRLTDVLALSASAFRSDALVASSGSRVYVLLPQTSRTTSVTSWLRGTVAALHDESGLSLRAVIAAPVAGLGAAASARAEVDRVLDSAERHPVAFGEVTSLAQARTAVLLDEIVTMISADDRLSDPRVRELRDHEPVLAETLHAYLDGFGDVAAVAARLHVHPNTVRYRVRRAEQLLSTSLSDPDVRLLLSLNLRATAQLAVTDAGLKAAVRQR
- the pruA gene encoding L-glutamate gamma-semialdehyde dehydrogenase, encoding MDAITEVPLPVNEAVRDYAPGSGERIRLTETLRTVTTEPIELPHVIGGAHRMGEGDRIDVVQPHRHAARLGTFSEATHADAVAAIDAASGAQPGWEATPFDERAAVFLRAADLLAGPWRAKLCAATMLGQSKSAYQAEIDAACELIDFWRFNVAFARKILAQQPISVTGVWNRTDYRPLEGFVYAITPFNFTAIAGNLPTAPALMGNTVVWKPSPTQTFAAYLTMQLLEAAGLPPGVINLLTGSGIAVSDVALADPRLAGIHFTGSTATFQHLWRAVGANIGQYRSYPRLVGETGGKDFVVAHSSARPDVLRTALIRGAFDYQGQKCSAASRAFIARSVWQQMGDDFLSATEDLRYGDVTDLSNFGGALIDERAFAKSVKAIERAKGAANVTIAVGGEYGDSVGYFVRPTVLLSDDPTDEAFSTEYFGPILAVHVYPDDEYDRILDVVDAGAKYALTGAVIADDRSAVLRAEHRLRHAAGNFYVNDKPTGAVVGQQPFGGARASGTNDKAGSMLNLLRWTSARSIKETFVPPTDHRYPHMDR
- the dapC gene encoding succinyldiaminopimelate transaminase, coding for MSAQQRGAARNLRSASLPLFPWDTLADVTALARSHPDGIVDLSVGTPIDPVAPVIRQALADASASPGYPATAGTPALRESAVAALARRYGVTALPESAVLPVIGTKELIAWLPTLLGLGPQDTVVVPELAYPTYDVGARLAGAQVLRADSLTQLGPQSPALVYLNSPSNPTGKVLGVDHLRKVVGWARERGVLIASDECYLGLAWDAEPLSVLHPSVSEGDHTGLLAVHSLSKSSSLAGYRAGFVAGDPAVVAELLAVRKHAGMMVPTPVQAAMVAALDDDEHEREQRARYARRRDALLPALRAAGFTVDDSEAGLYLWATRGEPCRDTVAWLAQRGILVAPGEFYGARGSHHVRVALTASDERISAAAQRLSVQRP
- a CDS encoding VOC family protein, translating into MSLRFDEICIDAHDATMLGSWWSKVLGWPHHVDDDGDVVLDAPPGAGPNWLFLAVPDAKVVKNRIHFDFRPDDQRAEVLRVIGLGARHVDIGQGDSSWVVLADPEGNEFCILAAED
- a CDS encoding acyl-CoA synthetase, translating into MLLASLNPAAVAAGHDVGDAVRIDGAVLSRSDLVGAATSVAERIAGAQRVAVLAAPTASTVLAVTGCLIAGVPVVPVPADVGAAERRHILTDSGAQAWLGEKPADDDGLQHVPVRMHARSWHRYAEPPADAPALIIYTSGTTGPPKGVIVSRRAVAADIDALAEAWQWTPDDTLVHGLPLYHVHGLVLGLLGSLRIGNRFVHTGKPKPQSYAAAGGSLYFGVPTVWSRVADDHAAASALASARLLVSGSAPLPVPVFDKLAAVTGHRAIERYGATESLITLSTRVDGERRPGWVGLPLAGIQTRLVDEHGADVPHDGETIGRLQVRGPTLFDGYLNRPDATAEVLGDDGWYRTGDVAVIDAAGMHRIVGRESVDLIKTGGFRVGAGEIETALLGHPGVREAAVVGVPDDDLGQRIVAFVVGDADPSTLTDYVAQQLSAHKRPREVRLVDALPRNAMGKVLKKELAQ
- a CDS encoding proline dehydrogenase family protein translates to MGVFTRVARPAILAVSRSERLRRSAERLPVTRDVVHRFIPGETVWHALDAVGQLRNSGRMVSVDYLGEDVTAIETADETVRAYLTLLDALGGRTEPDGTVRPLEVSVKLSALGQALPRDGDKIALENARIVCLRAQQVGAWVTVDAEDHRTTDSTLSIVADLRVEFDWLGTALQAYLKRTEGDCRDFAVAGARIRLCKGAYDEPASVAYRDRDDVTASYLRCLQILMAGAGYPMVASHDPAIIAAAPDLATRNGRGRDDFEYQMLYGIRDIEQRRLTDDDNTVRVYVPFGTQWYAYFVRRLAERPANLTFFLRALADRGH